From the genome of Ananas comosus cultivar F153 linkage group 16, ASM154086v1, whole genome shotgun sequence, one region includes:
- the LOC109722120 gene encoding RNA polymerase sigma factor sigC: MGFGLALVPTRWASSPVRTPRPAGSVSSGSQDHLLRLTPLQYRFMLILPEERANLRRATFKASAYYSTALQGVDNVSDDVKAMKENMDRNCRGESRDVYETVNVMNENVTAAAAAKLGAKSYLQFNLLMENLHDIEDILSGTDMIMLERDILVHIKQLGALKLFRACLSRNFGVATTLESNFVETSFDEQNDRVIVRTAKARERKLRRKGASERVKEETTASMPSSVTYPGSRSKRASIAQNESKMSEGVKEVARLERARQKLEEQSGQPASYARWAEAVGIDQKTLKQRLQFGWFCRDKLIKSTRSLVMYLAKNYRGMGIAFEDLIQAGNVGVLNGAERFDSMKGYKFSTYVRYWIKKSILALIARHKRGIQIPVRMENMIQRIQKARRAFHNKRGRYPQDEETAKLTGLSLANVRLARKCSLAVGSIDQEIGNGWCTKFAEVTPDQSIKSPYEIIIRQQMRESLFQLLEKLHPREREVLLLRYGLVDGICKWLDRHNLSLTLIKGYSINGARFARTESHRAECWPCLRSDIEGIGDKCNAGL; this comes from the exons ATGGGCTTCGGCCTCGCGCTGGTCCCTACGAGATGGGCTTCCTCTCCGGTCCGAACCCCCCGACCGGCCGGTTCGGTTTCTTCCGGTTCACAAGACCACCTCCTCCGCTTGACTCCTCTGC AATATCGTTTTATGTTAATACTACCGGAGGAAAGGGCGAACCTCCGCAGAGCAACTTTTAAAGCATCTGCGTATTACTCTACGGCACTTCAAGGCGTCGATAATGTATCTGATGATGTGAAAGCAATGAAG GAGAACATGGACAGGAACTGCCGGGGTGAATCTCGTGATGTATACGAAACTGTCAATGTGATGAATGAGAATGtgactgctgctgctgctgcaaaaTTGGGAGCAAAAAGCTACTTGCAATTTAATTTGTTGATGGAAAATCTTCATGACATAGAAGATATTTTGTCTG GTACTGACATGATAATGCTGGAAAGGGATATTCTCGTACATATAAAGCAGCTCGGAGCTCTGAAATTGTTTCGTGCATGTCTCTCCAGGAATTTCGGTGTAGCGACTACACTGGAATCAAATTTCGTAGAGACTTCATTTGATGAGCAAAACGATAGAGTAATCGTTCGCACTGCGAAAGCTCGAGAGAGGAAGCTCAGAAGAAAAGGAGCGTCAGAAAGGGTTAAAGAAGAAACTACTGCTTCGATGCCATCTAGTGTGACCTATCCAGGGTCGAGAAGTAAAAGAGCTTCAATTGCACAAAATGAATCAAAAATGTCAGAGGGAGTTAAG GAAGTTGCGAGACTTGAAAGAGCCCGCCAAAAACTAGAAGAGCAAAGTGGGCAACCAGCTAGTTACGCCAGATGGGCAGAAGCAGTTGGAATTGATCAAAAAACACTAAAGCAGCGTTTGCAGTTTGGTTGGTTTTGTAGGGATAAACTTATAAAAAGTACCCGTTCGTTAGTGATGTACCTTGCTAAGAATTACAGAGGAATGGGGATTGCGTTTGAAGATCTTATACAG GCTGGGAATGTGGGTGTTCTCAATGGAGCTGAGAGATTCGACAGCATGAAGGGTTACAAATTCTCAACTTATGTTCGGTACTGGATTAAAAAATCAATATTAGCGTTGATAGCACGGCACAAAAGAGGAATTCAGATACCT GTGAGAATGGAGAATATGATTCAGAGAATACAGAAAGCTAGGAGAGCCTTCCATAACAAGAGAGGGAGGTACCCACAAGATGAGGAAACAGCTAAATTGACCGGTTTATCATTAGCTAATGTAAGATTAGCTAGGAAGTGCTCTCTTGCTGTTGGTTCAATTGATCAAGAGATTGGTAATGGATGGTGCACAAAGTTCGCG GAAGTAACCCCAGATCAATCGATAAAATCTCCTTACGAGATCATCATTAGGCAACAGATGAGAGAAAGCCTTTTTCAGCTCCTAGAGAAGCTGCATCCAAGAGAGAGGGAGGTACTATTGTTAAGATATGGCCTGGTAGATGGAATATGCAAGTGGCTGGACCGCCATA ATTTGTCTTTAACTCTCATAAAAGGGTACAGCATAAACGGAGCTCGATTTGCACGGACCGAGTCCCATCGAGCTGAGTGTTGGCCGTGCCTGCGGTCGGATATCGAGGGAATAGGGGACAAATGCAATGCAGGCTTGTGA